The proteins below are encoded in one region of Ursus arctos isolate Adak ecotype North America unplaced genomic scaffold, UrsArc2.0 scaffold_24, whole genome shotgun sequence:
- the ZACN gene encoding zinc-activated ligand-gated ion channel, with product MALQLPLLHLAFLGLGTTGPLVQGHGFRLPTVAWPSFFDFTRCQEVQETIQIPKNGSAPLLMDVQVFVSNVFNVDILRYTVSSTLLLRLSWLDTRLAWNTSVRPQHAVTLPWDSLWTPGLTIQEALWVDWQDQSPRARVDSNGHVDLYLALTTETNCDFELLHFPRDQSDCNLSFYALSNTVLELEFRARAVNEIVSVKREYVVRDLKTQVPPQQLVPCFQVTLRLQNTALKAIIALLVPGEALLLADLCGGLLPLRATERIAYKVTLLLGYLVFHSSLVQALPSSSSCNPLLIYYFTVLLLLLFISTTETVLLAALLARGNLRAESSLSPAPRRERQDHGDPGPHPEEAPGVKGSRRSWAEAADCIFFLVYVVGVVCSQFLFIGFWMWATCKSDPAPGKAIPHGGQPRL from the exons ATGGCCCTGCAGCTCCCGCTGCTCCATTTGGCCTTCCTCGGGCTGGGCACCACCGGGCCCTTGGTCCAGGGGCATGGCTTTCGCTTGCCAACAGTTG CCTGGCCATCCTTCTTTGACTTCACCCGGTGCCAGGAGGTTCAGGAAACCATCCAGATTCCGAAAAATGGGAGTGCGCCCCTGCTCATGGATGTGCAGGTGTTCGTGTCCAACGTATTTAACGTG GACATCCTGCGGTACACAGTGTCCTCCACGCTGCTGCTTCGGCTG TCCTGGCTGGACACTCGCCTGGCCTGGAACACAAGTGTCCGCCCACAGCATGCAGTCACACTGCCCTGGGACTCACTCTGGACTCCGGGACTCACTATTCAGGAGGC GCTCTGGGTGGACTGGCAGGACCAGAGCCCGCGGGCCCGAGTGGACTCCAACGGCCACGTCGACCTGTATTTGGCCCTCACCACGGAGACCAACTGTGACTTTGAGCTCCTCCACTTCCCCAGGGACCAGAGCGACTGCAACCTCAGCTTCTACGCTCTCAGCAATACGG TGCTAGAGCTGGAGTTCCGGGCCCGCGCGGTGAACGAAATCGTGAGTGTCAAGAGGGAATACGTAGTGCGGGACTTGAAGACCCAAGTCCCACCCCAGCAACTGGTGCCCTGTTTCCAGGTGACG TTGCGCCTGCAGAACACCGCGCTGAAGGCCATCATAGCTCTGCTGGTCCCCGGGGAGGCGCTGCTGTTGGCCGACCTGTGCGGGGGGCTGCTGCCCCTCCGGGCCACCGAGCGCATCGCCTACAAGGTGACGCTGCTGCTGGGCTACCTTGTCTTCCACTCCTCCCTGGTGCAGGCCctgcccagctcctcctcctgcaACCCGCTGCTCA TTTACTACTTCACcgtgctgctgctgttgctgttcATCAGCACCACGGAGACGGTGCTGCTGGCCGCGCTGCTGGCCCGGGGCAACCTCAGGGCTGAGAGCAGCCTCAGCCCGGCCCCGAGAAGGGAGCGGCAAGATCATGGGGACCCGGGGCCACATCCTGAAG AAGCTCCCGGAGTGAAGGGGTCAAGAAGGAGCTGGGCTGAGGCTGCTGACTGCATCTTCTTCCTGGTGTATGTGGTGGGGGTAGTGTGTAGCCAATTCCTCTTCATTGGATTCTGGATGTGGGCGACGTGCAAGTCtgacccagcccctggcaaggcCATACCCCACGGCGGGCAGCCCAGGCTGTAA
- the GALR2 gene encoding galanin receptor type 2, translating to MNGSGGPGAEDASEAGGRDSWQPEAVIVPMLFALIFLVGTVGNALVLAVLLRGGQAVSTTNLFILNLGVADLCFIVCCVPFQATIYTLDGWVFGSLLCKAVHFLIFLTMYASSFTLAAVSLDRYLAIRYPLHSRELRTPRNALAAIGLIWGLSLLFSGPYLSYYRQSQLANLTVCHPAWSAPRRRAMDLCTFVFSYLLPMLVLGLTYARTLRYLWRAVDPVAAGSSARRAKRKVTRMIIIVAALFCLCWMPHHALILCVWFGRFPLTPATYALRILSHLVSYANSCVNPIVYALVSKHFRKGFRKICTGLLRRAPRRASGRVCIAAPGTRGSSVLERESTDLTHVSEAAGTSAPVLATLSSPALSLVPGASWRDQNARSGIPTVNAT from the exons ATGAATGGCTCGGGTGGCCCCGGGGCCGAGGACGCGAGTGAGGCGGGCGGCAGGGACAGCTGGCAGCCCGAGGCCGTTATCGTGCCCATGCTGTTCGCGCTCATCTTCTTGGTGGGCACCGTGGGCAACGCACTGGTGCTGGCCGTGCTGCTGCGCGGCGGCCAGGCGGTCAGCACCACCAATCTGTTCATCCTCAACCTGGGCGTGGCCGACCTGTGTTTCATCGTGTGCTGCGTGCCCTTCCAGGCCACGATCTACACCCTGGACGGCTGGGTGTTCGGCTCGCTGCTCTGCAAGGCCGTGCACTTCCTCATCTTCCTCACCATGTACGCCAGCAGCTTCACGCTGGCCGCGGTCTCCCTGGACAG GTATCTGGCCATCCGCTATCCGCTGCACTCCCGCGAGCTGCGCACGCCGCGCAACGCGCTGGCTGCCATCGGGCTCATCTGGGGGCTGTCGCTGCTCTTCTCCGGGCCCTACCTGAGTTACTACCGCCAGTCGCAGTTGGCCAACCTGACTGTGTGCCACCCGGCGTGGAGCGCGCCTCGTCGCCGCGCCATGGACCTCTGCACCTTTGTCTTCAGCTACCTGCTGCCCATGCTGGTGCTCGGCCTGACCTACGCGCGCACCCTGCGCTACCTCTGGCGCGCCGTTGACCCGGTGGCCGCCGGCTCCAGCGCCCGGCGCGCCAAGCGCAAGGTGACGCGCATGATCATCATCGTGGCCGCGCTCTTCTGCCTCTGTTGGATGCCTCACCACGCGCTTATCCTCTGCGTGTGGTTCGGCCGCTTCCCGCTTACGCCTGCCACCTACGCGCTGCGCATCCTCTCACACCTGGTCTCCTACGCCAACTCCTGTGTCAACCCCATCGTCTACGCGCTGGTCTCCAAGCACTTCCGCAAGGGCTTCCGCAAGATCTGCACGGGTCTGCTGCGCCGTGCCCCACGGAGAGCCTCAGGCCGCGTGTGCATCGCGGCGCCCGGCACCCGCGGCAGCAGCGTGCTGGAGCGCGAGTCCACCGACCTGACGCACGTGAGCGAGGCGGCCGGGACCTCCGCCCCTGTGCTGGCGACTCTCAGCAGCCCGGCCTTGAGCCTGGTACCCGGCGCGTCCTGGCGGGACCAAAATGCCCGCAGCGGCATCCCGACAGTTAACGCGACCTGA